From Peromyscus eremicus chromosome 3, PerEre_H2_v1, whole genome shotgun sequence, one genomic window encodes:
- the Cd9 gene encoding CD9 antigen has translation MPVKGGSKCIKYLLFGFNFIFWLAGIAVLAIGLWLRFDSQTKSIFEQESNHSSFYTGVYILIGAGALMMLVGFLGCCGAVQESQCMLGLFFGFLLVIFAIEIAAAVWGYTHKDEVIKEVQEFYKDTYQKLKTKDEPQRETLKAIHMALDCCGLLGVVEQFISDTCPKKQGFEAIQVKSCPEAINDVFNSKFHIIGAVGIGIAVVMIFGMIFSMILCCAIRRSREMV, from the exons CTTGCCGGAATTGCGGTGCTTGCCATTGGACTATGGCTCCGATTCGACTCTCAGACCAAGAGCATCTTTGAGCAAGAATCTAATCATTCCAGTTTCTACACAG GAGTGTACATCCTGATTGGAGCTGGGGCCCTCATGATGCTGGTGGGTTTCCTGGGCTGCTGTGGAGCTGTGCAAGAGTCCCAGTGCATGCTGGGATTG TTCTTCGGCTTCCTCTTGGTGATCTTCGCCATTGAGATAGCTGCGGCCGTCTGGGGCTACACCCACAAGGATGAG GTGATTAAGGAAGTCCAGGAATTTTACAAGGACACCTACCAAAAGCTGAAGACCAAGGATGAGCCCCAGCGGGAAACACTCAAAGCCATCCATATGGCG TTGGACTGCTGTGGCCTGCTGGGCGTCGTGGAGCAGTTTATCTCAGACACCTGCCCCAAGAAGCAAGGTTTTGAAGCCATCCAGGTTAAG TCCTGCCCAGAGGCCATCAATGACGTCTTCAACAGCAAGTTCCACATCATTGGAGCAGTGGGCATCGGCATTGCCGTGGTGATG ATCTTCGGCATGATTTTCAGCATGATCCTGTGCTGTGCCATCCGCAGGAGCCGAGAAATGGTCTAG